Proteins from a genomic interval of Bombyx mori chromosome 8, ASM3026992v2:
- the LOC733049 gene encoding ALY — protein sequence MVDQIEMALDDIIKANKKTRIGGGAGRKFDANKRTGRGGGAGFRSNRSGGVQRGRNRGGITKSTNYSRGDVNSTWKHDMFNDFGERKLQRNSGTITTGPTKLLVSNLDFGVSDSDIKELFSEFGILKSASVHYDRSGRSLGTADVVFERKADAVKAMKQYNGVPLDGRAMNIQLATSEINTLRPEARNRIGGASVGGTIRNNPKRGGGGIRNQSNSGARGGNRRGRGGAGRGKRPVPTAEQLDAELDAYVKEIK from the exons ATGGTTGATCAAATTGAAATGGCACTGGATGATATTATAAAAGCCAACAAAAAGACAAGGATTGGAGGTGGTGCTGGAAGAAAATTTGATGCAAACAAAAGAACAGGACGTGGAGGCGGTGCTGGATTTCGTAGCAACCGCTCTGGTGGTGTACAACGAGGTAGAAATCGTGGAGGCATAACGAAATCTACCAACTATTCGAGG GGTGATGTGAACAGCACTTGGAAACATGATATGTTCAATGATTTTGGTGAGAGGAAACTTCAAAGAAACAGTGGGACCATAACAACTGGTCCTACCAAGCTGCTTGTATCCAATTTGGACTTTGGAGTATCAGATTCAGATATAAAGGAACTATTTTCGGAATTTGGCATCCTCAAAAGTGCATCTGTACATTATGATCGGTCAGGTAGATCTTTAG gtaCTGCAGATGTTGTGTTTGAAAGAAAAGCAGATGCTGTGAAGGCTATGAAACAGTATAACGGAGTGCCACTTGATGGACGGGCAATGAATATACAATTGGCAACATCTGAAATCAATACTTTAAGGCCCGAGGCTAGAAATCGAATTGGTGGTGCGAGTGTGGGAGGTACTATACGAAACAATCCTAAAAGAG gaGGTGGAGGAATTAGAAATCAAAGCAATAGTGGAGCACGTGGGGGAAACAGAAGAGGACGTGGTGGTGCAGGCAGAGGCAAACGACCAGTACCTACTGCAGAACAATTAGATGCAGAGCTTGATGCATATGTGAAAGAAATCAAGTGA
- the LOC105842439 gene encoding uncharacterized protein LOC105842439 produces MTPQLSHRGVNVELGSSVRYLGVNIDRGLRMTAHAMSALAAVRYARFFLWPVLASRLPVRTKFGIYKTYVRSSITYAAATWYHLIPQRMRVRLQAQQNLALRAIVGAERYVRNDVIARDLNVESLEEFRIDRNPYKRADDGSHEHLHKIAPLHARPPDGRALSRELLEPPAMAR; encoded by the exons ATGACGCCGCAG ctcagtcacCGCGGCGTCAATGTCGAGCTtggatccagcgtccggtacctGGGGGTTAATATCGACCGGGGTTTGAgaatgaccgcccacgccatgtcggcgttggcggccgtcCGCTATGCGAGGTTTTTCCTctggccggtgttggcctccaggttacCAGTCAGGACTAAGTTcggcatttacaagacataTGTCCGTTCCAGTATCACGTATGCAGCTGCgacctggtatcacctcatacCGCAGCGTATGCGGGTGAGGCTGCAGGcccagcaaaatctggctcttcgcgcGATAGTAGGAGCAgagcgttacgtcagaaatgacgtaatagCCCGGGATCTaaatgtggagtcgctcgaggagttccgGATAGATCGTAATCCTTACAAGCGGGCTGACGATGGATCCCACGAGCATCTTCACAaaatagctcccttgcacgccagaccacctgatggtcgggcgctgTCAAGGGAGCTACTAGAACCCCCTGCTATGgcaagatag